DNA sequence from the Candidatus Eisenbacteria bacterium genome:
CACGCCCCGCCGCGAAAGGTCGACGGCGAGGTTGAGCGCGGTCTGCCCTCCGACCGTGGGCAGCACCGCGTCGGGACGCTCGCGAATCAGAATCTTCTCCACGATGTCGGGCGTGAGCGGTTCGACGTAGGTCCGGTCCGCGTACTCGGGATCCGTCATGATCGTCGCGGGATTGGAGTTCACGAGCGAAACCCGGATGCCCTCGCCGCGAAGGGCCTTGATGGCTTGGGTCCCGGAATAGTCGAATTCGCACGCCTGGCCGATCACGATCGGCCCGGATCCTAGAACCAGGATCGAACGGAGGGAGCTGTCCTTCGGCATCGCGTCAGAGCCCGACCGGGACTCCCGCGGCGTGCGCTCTGGGGAGCGAACGAGGGGGCTCGCCGGAATCCATCAGCTTCAGGAACTGGGTGAAGAGATAGTGGCTATCGTGCGGTCCAGGGCTAGCTTCGGGGTGGTACTGAACCGAGAACGCGGGCAGGTCGCGGTGGCGGAATCCCTCGACCGTGCCGTCGTTCAGATTCACGTGGGTGAGCTCCAATTCAGGATCGTCGAAGAGCGTGGGCAAGACGGCGAAGCCATGGTTTTGGGACGTGATCGCGACCTGGCCGGTGTTCAGGTTTTTCACCGGGTGGTTCGCGCCGCGGTGGCCGAACTTGAGCTTGAAGGTCTCTCCGCCGCACGCCAGGCCCATGATCTGATGCCCGAGGCAGATCCCGAAGGTCGGCTTGGCGCGGATCAGCTCGCGCGTCGCCTCGATCGCGTAGACGCAGGGCTCGGGATCGCCGGGGCCGTTCGAGAGGAAGATGCCGTCCGGTTCGAGCGCGAGCGCCGCTTCGGCGGAGGTCGTGGCGGGCACGACGGTGATATTGCATCCCGCCGCCGAAAGCATGCGGAGTATGTTGCGCTTCATGCCGAAGTCGTAGGCCACGACGTGGAACGCGCGACCGCCGATCCCGGACAGGGTCCCGCCGCCGTCTCCGGCGTTCGCTTCGACCCGGTAGGGCTTCTCACACGTGACTTCGCGCGCGAGATCCAGTCCGGCCATATCCCGGGACGCCCGGGCGCGATCCACAAGGTCGTCTCGATTCTGGGAAAGCGAGGAGATCACGCCACGCTTCGCGCCGTGGATTCGCAGGTGGCGCGTCAGCGCGCGCGTGTCGATCTCGCTCAGCCCCACGACCCCGGCTTCGTCCAAGTAGCGGTGCAGCTCGCCGCTCGAGCGCCAGGAAGAGGCCACGGTCGAGATTTCCCTCACGACGAAGCCTGCTACCTGCGGACGCGTGGACTCCACGTCCTCGCGGTTCACCCCGTAATTTCCGATGTGGGGATACGTCATCGTGACGATCTGGCCCGCGTAGGACGGATCGGTGAGGACTTCTTGGTAGCCGCAGAGGCCGGTGTTGAAGA
Encoded proteins:
- the carA gene encoding glutamine-hydrolyzing carbamoyl-phosphate synthase small subunit, translated to MLERRPRAILALEDGVFFEGRSFGRMGETEGEVVFNTGLCGYQEVLTDPSYAGQIVTMTYPHIGNYGVNREDVESTRPQVAGFVVREISTVASSWRSSGELHRYLDEAGVVGLSEIDTRALTRHLRIHGAKRGVISSLSQNRDDLVDRARASRDMAGLDLAREVTCEKPYRVEANAGDGGGTLSGIGGRAFHVVAYDFGMKRNILRMLSAAGCNITVVPATTSAEAALALEPDGIFLSNGPGDPEPCVYAIEATRELIRAKPTFGICLGHQIMGLACGGETFKLKFGHRGANHPVKNLNTGQVAITSQNHGFAVLPTLFDDPELELTHVNLNDGTVEGFRHRDLPAFSVQYHPEASPGPHDSHYLFTQFLKLMDSGEPPRSLPRAHAAGVPVGL